A genomic region of Planktothrix serta PCC 8927 contains the following coding sequences:
- a CDS encoding O-fucosyltransferase family protein translates to MTSRYLLYKDYESGLNNNLMGLEIAVGLAYLTQRKLVFYGSVGDEKNILPVRGGYFLSVPESRKHIINIDKLPTILDLVDQLPIPILNYSEFLAETQGKNLSHYHSDVRLVNAVFVPNNITIDPKVLSDFAENRTIVQDVEQDILEFSACNLAYYSRFFYPPSPSVYSLMEAIQFKPIYRNLANKIYQTLGQYNGIHIRLTDYRNWIPHREADHPYFILKTLKEIFPPEELLLICTDESENMDFFTPILNYYKNSIFLDTFIISEFLQEFKDLPFTDEQTLGLICNLVMWNCQQFAGSFRSTYTGIIHRNWLRNQLKQQGYPSALTFKFVESGLSPGEVQFHQGFYPEINSGLFSWNRIHLPVISEMKSWCREWQESVCLIL, encoded by the coding sequence ATGACCTCACGCTATTTGTTATACAAAGATTATGAATCCGGCTTAAATAATAACTTAATGGGATTAGAAATAGCCGTAGGATTAGCTTATTTAACTCAACGGAAATTAGTCTTTTATGGTTCAGTAGGAGACGAAAAAAATATATTACCTGTGCGAGGAGGATATTTTTTATCGGTTCCCGAAAGTCGAAAACATATTATTAATATTGACAAATTACCAACAATTTTAGATTTAGTTGACCAACTTCCGATTCCAATTTTAAATTATTCAGAATTTTTAGCAGAAACTCAAGGAAAAAATCTCAGCCATTATCATAGTGATGTGAGATTAGTTAATGCTGTTTTTGTTCCAAATAATATTACTATTGACCCTAAAGTTTTATCGGATTTTGCTGAAAATCGAACAATTGTACAAGATGTGGAACAGGATATTTTAGAGTTTAGTGCTTGTAACTTAGCTTATTATTCACGATTTTTTTATCCTCCTTCCCCTTCGGTGTATTCCCTCATGGAAGCGATTCAATTTAAACCGATTTATCGCAATTTAGCGAATAAAATTTATCAAACCCTCGGACAATATAATGGCATTCATATTCGGTTAACGGACTATCGTAACTGGATTCCCCATCGAGAAGCAGATCATCCTTATTTTATCTTAAAAACTCTCAAAGAAATCTTTCCTCCTGAAGAACTTTTATTAATTTGTACAGATGAATCTGAGAATATGGATTTTTTTACTCCGATTTTAAACTATTATAAAAACAGCATTTTTCTGGATACTTTTATTATTTCAGAATTTCTACAGGAGTTTAAAGACTTACCGTTTACGGATGAACAAACTCTAGGATTAATCTGTAATTTAGTGATGTGGAATTGTCAACAATTTGCGGGGAGTTTTCGCAGTACCTACACGGGAATTATTCATCGAAATTGGTTAAGAAACCAACTCAAACAACAAGGTTATCCCTCAGCATTAACCTTTAAATTTGTTGAAAGTGGTTTATCCCCTGGAGAGGTTCAATTTCATCAGGGTTTTTATCCTGAAATTAACTCCGGTTTGTTTAGTTGGAATCGTATTCATCTTCCTGTTATTAGTGAAATGAAATCCTGGTGTC
- a CDS encoding EI24 domain-containing protein, with protein MTPNNLQSPNSWLEKPLSLITGATYPLRALQLFYYNPSLRKYVIFPVIVNFIVGIFLYFGLLLPGLTGIENIVLNLDSQIDQWVANLPQWLHYLDILANILGWLLRVGLVSLLLLIIGFLLLQFGGILGAPWYGQLSEKVEELQTGKPAVLPPQTLTSSVQDIGRAILYELKKLGLQILIGVPLLLLNFIPGLGTLLFTIGGIGLASTIVCLDFLDSPMERRRFRFRDKLNMIIRTFPASVSFALVCFGLVVIPFLNLLSIPVCVAAGTMFFCDRILLNYGSEPEKITPI; from the coding sequence ATGACCCCCAATAATTTACAATCTCCTAATTCTTGGCTAGAAAAACCTCTGAGTTTAATTACAGGTGCAACCTATCCCTTAAGAGCTTTACAGTTATTTTATTATAATCCGTCCTTAAGAAAATATGTGATTTTTCCGGTTATTGTTAATTTTATTGTGGGGATTTTTCTCTATTTTGGATTATTGCTTCCAGGGTTAACGGGAATTGAGAATATTGTCCTGAATTTAGACAGTCAAATTGATCAATGGGTCGCTAATTTACCCCAATGGTTGCACTATTTAGATATTTTAGCCAATATTTTAGGGTGGCTATTACGGGTGGGGTTAGTCAGTTTACTCTTATTAATTATTGGGTTTCTATTATTGCAATTTGGGGGAATTTTAGGAGCACCCTGGTATGGTCAACTCTCGGAGAAAGTTGAGGAACTACAAACGGGTAAACCTGCGGTATTACCGCCCCAAACTCTCACCAGTTCAGTTCAGGATATTGGACGAGCCATTTTATATGAATTAAAAAAACTAGGGTTACAAATTCTCATCGGAGTCCCTTTACTTTTATTGAATTTTATCCCTGGTTTGGGAACGTTATTGTTTACAATAGGGGGTATTGGTTTAGCCTCAACGATTGTTTGTTTAGACTTTTTAGACTCACCGATGGAAAGAAGACGGTTTAGGTTTAGAGATAAATTAAATATGATTATTCGCACCTTTCCCGCCAGTGTTAGTTTTGCCTTAGTCTGTTTTGGATTAGTGGTGATTCCGTTTTTAAATTTATTATCAATTCCAGTTTGTGTGGCGGCGGGAACTATGTTTTTTTGCGATCGCATTTTGTTAAATTATGGTTCTGAACCGGAAAAAATAACTCCAATTTGA
- a CDS encoding branched-chain amino acid aminotransferase: METLSQKLIIQKTEHSRLSSETLDNIPFGRIFSDHIFIATYDNGIWQDLKIMPYGDLSMTPAMAVLHYGQAVFEGMKAYKSAAGDTLIFRPDANFRRINQSADRLCMPPIPEAIFMEGLTELIRLDSAWIPESEGSLYIRPLYFATDEFIGLKPSTHYTFIIMSCPVGAYYSEPVKLIVTDKYIRACEGGTGAAKCAGNYAASLLADKEAKALGYDNVIWLDGIHKKYVEECGTMNLAFVIDNVVVTPQLTGTILAGITRDSVLTLFRDQGVKVEERLISIQEVAEAYDKGILQEAFGMGTAATIAQVSKIGYQGRDLILPPISERKYAQSILEQLEAIKTGKAPDPYNWVWKI; the protein is encoded by the coding sequence ATGGAAACACTGAGTCAAAAACTTATCATTCAAAAAACAGAACACTCCCGTCTTTCTTCGGAAACCTTAGATAATATTCCCTTTGGTCGAATCTTCAGTGACCATATTTTTATTGCCACTTACGATAACGGCATTTGGCAAGATCTGAAAATTATGCCTTATGGTGATTTAAGTATGACTCCGGCGATGGCAGTTCTGCACTATGGTCAGGCTGTTTTTGAAGGGATGAAAGCCTATAAAAGTGCAGCCGGAGACACCTTAATTTTTAGACCCGATGCTAATTTTAGACGGATTAATCAATCGGCTGATCGACTCTGTATGCCGCCAATTCCTGAAGCAATCTTTATGGAAGGATTAACAGAATTAATTCGGTTAGATTCCGCTTGGATTCCTGAATCAGAAGGGAGTTTATATATTCGTCCGTTGTATTTTGCTACCGATGAATTTATTGGTTTAAAACCCTCAACTCACTATACTTTTATTATTATGAGTTGTCCGGTGGGAGCCTATTATTCTGAACCTGTTAAATTAATTGTCACCGATAAATATATTAGAGCCTGTGAAGGAGGAACGGGTGCGGCAAAATGTGCCGGAAATTATGCAGCTAGTTTATTAGCAGATAAAGAAGCCAAAGCATTAGGTTATGATAACGTGATTTGGCTCGATGGCATTCATAAAAAATATGTCGAAGAATGCGGCACCATGAATTTAGCTTTTGTGATTGATAATGTCGTGGTGACACCGCAATTAACCGGAACGATTTTAGCAGGAATTACACGCGATAGCGTGTTAACTTTATTCCGAGATCAAGGTGTTAAAGTCGAAGAACGGTTAATTTCTATTCAGGAAGTAGCAGAAGCTTACGACAAAGGGATTTTACAAGAAGCATTTGGCATGGGAACAGCCGCTACAATTGCCCAGGTTTCTAAAATTGGATATCAAGGACGAGATTTAATTTTACCCCCCATTTCTGAACGTAAATACGCTCAATCTATTTTAGAACAATTAGAAGCGATTAAAACTGGAAAAGCACCCGATCCTTATAATTGGGTTTGGAAAATTTAA
- a CDS encoding YqaE/Pmp3 family membrane protein — protein sequence MSIIRLIAAIFLPPLGVFLTVGLGGAFWLNILLTLLGFIPGIIHAVWVIAKYDQD from the coding sequence ATGAGCATTATCCGTCTGATTGCTGCTATTTTCCTGCCTCCTTTGGGCGTGTTTTTAACCGTTGGTCTAGGAGGAGCGTTTTGGCTGAATATCCTACTGACCCTATTAGGATTTATCCCTGGGATCATTCATGCTGTTTGGGTGATCGCCAAATATGATCAAGATTAA
- a CDS encoding pentapeptide repeat-containing protein, with protein sequence MDEETLLEQYRAGQKNFKGINLRGAELSRADLIGANLSGSDLQGANFVLAYLNGANLSRANLKGVRFNGAILNKANLSGANLSDAEFHGTILQSADFRKANLTLATLLDANLIQADLRGANLQGADLRGACLRGANLRYEARIYESVNLRGADLRGTDLQGVNLTGADLTRANLSGANLTETVLRGAILSQANLTQANLQSAFLTEAILTEANLIGANLRKVKLERAVLIDAQLPGVELCDAILPDAQLSNANLSNADLSRVNLVRADLTRTNLNSANLTQADLTDASVARTNLRNANLSYTYLTRVEFSSANTAGAILHGAIMPNGEIHD encoded by the coding sequence ATGGATGAGGAAACATTACTCGAACAGTATCGAGCGGGACAAAAAAATTTTAAAGGCATTAATTTAAGGGGTGCTGAACTCAGTCGTGCGGACTTGATTGGTGCTAATTTAAGTGGTTCAGATTTGCAAGGTGCTAACTTTGTTTTAGCGTATTTGAACGGAGCCAACTTGTCACGGGCTAATCTTAAAGGAGTGCGATTTAATGGAGCCATTTTAAATAAAGCTAACTTAAGCGGTGCCAACTTAAGTGATGCCGAATTTCATGGAACAATTTTACAAAGTGCCGATTTTCGGAAAGCCAATTTAACCTTAGCAACCTTACTCGATGCTAACTTAATTCAAGCGGATTTAAGAGGAGCAAATTTACAGGGAGCCGACTTAAGAGGAGCTTGTTTAAGGGGGGCAAATCTGCGCTATGAAGCGAGGATTTATGAAAGTGTGAATTTGCGAGGTGCAGACTTAAGAGGAACGGATTTACAAGGGGTAAATTTAACGGGAGCAGATTTAACCAGGGCGAATTTAAGTGGAGCAAATCTAACAGAAACCGTGTTAAGAGGTGCAATTTTAAGCCAAGCTAACTTAACCCAAGCCAACTTACAATCGGCATTTTTAACGGAAGCTATTCTCACAGAAGCTAACTTAATTGGAGCTAATTTAAGGAAAGTTAAATTAGAACGGGCTGTCTTAATTGATGCTCAATTACCGGGGGTAGAATTATGTGATGCGATTCTTCCTGATGCTCAACTGAGTAATGCTAATTTAAGCAATGCGGATTTGAGCCGGGTTAATTTAGTTCGTGCTGATTTAACTCGAACTAACCTAAATTCTGCCAATCTCACCCAAGCAGATTTAACTGATGCCTCTGTTGCTCGAACTAACTTAAGAAATGCTAATTTAAGTTATACCTATTTAACTCGTGTAGAATTTAGTAGTGCGAATACGGCTGGGGCAATTTTGCATGGGGCTATTATGCCCAATGGTGAAATTCATGATTAA
- a CDS encoding phytoene desaturase family protein, with amino-acid sequence MRSSLLYFTLFFIKIAVQSCRLTPTTGAIRMQNFDGIVIGSGIGGLVAGALLAHSGKQVMILESHTWAGGAAQGFSRQGFDFDSGPSFYCGLSDPQGLNPLQQVLTRLGESLATVVYDPLGHYHFPEGCLAVYGNSERYRKAIAQFTPQGAIEFAQFEQRLLKIYQGLKEIPAIELRADWKVIPKLITNYGFSLLKLLPVLGDISASVGQIVDQTVRDPWVRRLIDRE; translated from the coding sequence ATGCGTAGTAGCTTACTATATTTTACGCTATTTTTTATTAAAATAGCAGTACAATCTTGTCGCTTAACTCCTACAACCGGAGCAATACGGATGCAAAATTTTGATGGTATTGTCATTGGTAGTGGTATCGGTGGTTTAGTTGCGGGTGCGCTTTTGGCTCACTCCGGTAAACAGGTGATGATTTTAGAAAGCCATACCTGGGCTGGGGGTGCAGCGCAGGGTTTTTCTCGTCAGGGGTTCGATTTTGATTCGGGGCCGTCGTTTTATTGTGGACTCAGTGATCCCCAGGGTTTAAACCCCTTACAGCAGGTATTAACCCGGTTGGGGGAGTCCCTGGCAACGGTGGTCTATGATCCTTTGGGACACTATCATTTTCCCGAAGGCTGTTTAGCGGTTTATGGCAATAGCGAACGTTATCGAAAGGCTATTGCTCAATTTACACCCCAAGGCGCGATCGAATTTGCCCAGTTTGAACAACGGTTACTTAAAATCTATCAAGGTTTAAAAGAAATTCCCGCCATTGAGTTACGCGCCGATTGGAAAGTGATTCCTAAATTAATTACAAATTATGGCTTTTCTTTATTAAAATTACTCCCTGTCTTAGGTGATATTTCGGCTTCAGTGGGTCAAATTGTTGATCAAACCGTTCGTGATCCTTGGGTCAGGCGATTAATCGATAGGGAATAA